The DNA region agacagTACTGAAATTATTTACAGGAACGAAATGAGGCGGGGACTCCTTAAATATGACTCACACGCAATGCAACCAAGAGCTTCACTCAGACAGGAATGAACTTCCCGGTGAGTCTCAGACAAAGCGGATCACCGGTACACAGGTAAGTatcttaaattaaaacaaaacaaaacaaaacacacacacacacacacacacacaaagaaacaaaacaacaacaacaacaacaaaaaaaaaaaccaacaaaaagaaGCGTGGTTTATGCAATACaatgtaaagaaaacaaaactcgggggaaaaaaaaaggcaagggaGAAGTCTGTGTGGCTCGAGACCGTGGGAGCCATTTTCTTTGGGGTAGGTGTACCTTAATTGGATCTTAAAAAGGGCCATGCTTGGGTTTTCCACTGTGTGAATTTGCTTCGTTACTTGGTTTAGAGGCGAgagggtggatgctccatctcCTTTAAATATACTACCACAAAACCGGGTTTATTTTTCCACCGCCTCCTCCGCGCTGGGCAGTTTGGGATCGTCGGAAGAAATACTGTCCACTATTGAAGAGAGGCAACGAAGGCTGCTGGAGGCCGACGACTCGACAACGGAGACTCCTGCTCAACGAGAGAAAAGGCATTAAAGAGCAGACCGCTCCTCCTCGCCGGGGGCTCCCGGCTGCCGGAGAGCCCGGGCAAAGGAGGGAGCGTGAGAGCCGGACCGCTGGGAACGCGGCCGTCGTGGCGAGGGAAGGGGGCTCcggcccgggggcggcgggcgagcagggctggcagggagacAAGCGGGGCCCCCCGGGCGAGTTACCTTCTTTGGGGCTGAGTCCTAGGGCTCGGGAATGGTCAGAAGCGCTTTGCCAGTCGGAACTGCAGGTGCTCAGGAAGTCCGAACTGGGGACCTGCGGCACACACGCGGGAGCGGGGAGACACGGGGAGAGGACGGGTGTTAGTGGGGCTGCCGCGGCTCCCCGGGCCGGAGGACCTCTGGAGGCCCGAGGGCTGGCAGGTTCCCCGAGGAGCGCCCTCCGCGCCCGCCAGCCCCCCCGGCCCACGCAGCGGCCCTGCcgaagaggaggagaaggagggaggggacgGGCGCGGCGGCGCTGCCGTGGCGGCGGAGGGGCCAAGCGGCAGTGCTTACATTTCCCTGCTTGGGGCTGAAGCGGAAGGGGTCCCCCCCAGTCTCCTGCATTTTCTCCTGCTGATCCAGCCTGTGCAAGAGGTCCTGCAGCCTCTCGATGTAGCTGATGGCGCTCCTCAGTATCTCCACCTTCGGCAGCCTCTGGTTGGGGTTCGCCACAGTCCGCCTTTTCAGAGCCTCGAAGGCTTCGTTGATCTTCttcagccttctcctctcccgCAGGGTGGCTGCTTTCCGTCTGTCCGTGGGGGCCGACTTTCTCTTGCAAGTTTTACAAGCCCAGATCAAACACTGGCCGGGGAAATGAGGGGGTTGCAGTCCCGGGGGTGCCAGCACATGCTCCTCtccactgctgtcactgccgGCCTCTGGCTGCATTTGGTCCTGACATGGAGACAAGGTGCCATCGCTGCCGGGGTACAGCGGGGATCCTTCAgccatctccagctgctgcagggctccatTCTCCCCATCCAAGTAGAAGAAATAGGAGCCAGTTTCAAAAAGGTCCATCATGCTGTCCCTGGGCCTCTCTGCTGCTTGAGTTGGGTGGCAATCTCAAAAACACTCCGAGGAACAACCCAGATGGAATTTAATTAGTGCAGTGACATAAGTCCCCCCTGCTTTATATAGGAGCTGCTGAAACCCTATCCAACTTTTAGCTGTCGCGGTGTATCACCCTCCAAAACTGATTCCAGTCAGTCTCCCGGGTGCTGTCCTGAGAATATCTCCTATTTaaatgggggagggggggacacgAGAGGCGGGAGACaaattagaaacaaacaaacaagcaaacaaagaaaaacaaaacaaacccccccccccccaaaaaaaccgaaaaaaaaccaaaacaagcgGAAAAAAGTACAACCCAACTTTGCACCCTCCCCCCGAACTGCTGTGAGTTCGGGGCTCAGCGAGGTGGGGGCTCGGGAGCAGCGTGTCGGTGCggcgggcggccccggccccgctgccgaGCCCTCGAGGGCACGGCTGGAACACAAAGGCGCGGGGCTGCGCAGGGGGCCCTTCCCTAGCCCACCCCTCATACCCCCGGCCCACACTCCCTATCCCTACAGGAGCTAAGTATAGATGTTTAAGGAGAGTTTTCAAAGGCAGCCATCACTTTCCAACTAGACAGGTTCATATTTTCGGTAGAAGCCCCTGCTATTTCCACCCCTCACCACCTTCCCCTTGCAGCATGCCATTCCTGTGACCCAGGCCACCCGGGCCAGCCCAAGGTTAGGAGCCAAGCTCTCTGCTCCTCCACACACACGGGGAAGGTtgccaaagcagagctgtgctgcgATGATGAGGCACCCACAGATAGTGCACCTCGGCTTAGCCTTTCAGCGTGAACTTTCCCACATTGCCCATGAGGTGACTGGGTTACAGTGTGATGGGCCTTGCTGGACAGCCCTTGTCCTTGAGGCTGTTTAGGGCAAGCAAAGCCCAGGCATATGGTGTAATTGAAGTTTAATCCCTTGGGGCTGGCAGGGTATAGACAGATTCCTagacacagagacagaaatggaGCTTGTGACCACTCTCTGTTAGCTTATACTGTAATGCCACATCATATCTGGAACTGTCTCACATAAAGAAAGAGGATTGGGAAAATGAcctctttgccttttttcctgcaCTGCCTTGTGTTCTTTAAATACCATGTAATGTCTTTATGCTTATGtaaatatgtatatgtgtaGAATGCCTATGCGCCCATATCTATATGCGTACACACATGcatatgtacatatatttaTGTGGATAAGTAAGTATATTCCTGTTTTTTATGTATATACACATGTGTAAGCTTTTTATAGAAACAATAATACATGAAGATGAAGCACCTGCAATGGTCTCATAACTCTCAAATATAGCTCCAAACTTCAGCTTTCAGAAGGCAAGTGTGGTGGTATTGTTAATTTCTCTAAAGCTACAATTAAATTAGTCATTGACTTGACTGTTTCTCCAAAACTGCAAACCAGTTTTTTGGAGTATAAAAATCTTTAACACTAAGAGtagttgtggttttgttttcaccACATCAGTATTGTTGGCATGGATCTCATTTCTGCTTTAATGAGGCAAAACGATATCCAGTTTTGGATGAGACAGAGAAATTCAGACTGTTCTCAGCAAAACTAATTTTGATACTATTCCATCACTGAGATTTTTTCGCTCTTCAGATTAAAGAAAGGGCAGTCTGGCAGTTAAGGCACTGAACATAAGAAACGGTTTCTCAGTTTCCATGTTCTGCAACTTGCTTTCTCTTTGACCTTTGACCAGTCACTTACTTTTCCTGTGATTTAATTTTCCACCTTTAAAGAGGGATATAATGTTGACGTTTACCCATCCATCGTGTCTCTGATTTAATTTGCTGACTATCCATGGAGAAGCTACTCCTTTACATGCTTTTGGGTATTACAGGGGTCTTTGTCCCATAGCATCagtaatgataataataaaaaaaacccaaagcagcaacaacaaaaatcaatcaagcaaacacaaacaaccccccaacaaacaaaaaactccaaactccaCAAACCAAAAGTGCACtgattgtttaattttttttttcacatttactacactcattttttttccttttaatcttttgtttcttcagtaGTACCCTGGGAATGTTTGGAACAGGACAGACAAGATCAGTCTACTGGTAAGGtgcacaaatgaaaatttagtTTAAGGGAGAGAAATAATTACCAAATTGTTGCTATCCTTTCAAGGGCTTTAAGTGGACTCAGCAAGTTGGGAAACTGTAAGTTTAGGAGCCAGATGCTTCTGCTGTTTtcaacagatatttttttaaacaggaaacaaaatatgTTCTTTCTTCCCAGCACCTAGTGGCAGAGTAAACAGATTCAGTTCATCACAGTGATGTGGGCACAGCATAATTAGTCCTTTGAAAGAATAACTGACAGGAGCAAAACTCCTAACAActgtaaataaattttcatttgaatgAAAATTATCAGTTGCCCCATCATATAAAAAACTTGAATTTTGCTGCATCTTCCACTCCAGTTCCTTGGTTTATGTAACACAGCTAGCAAACAGCCCTAGCAcatatgaataaaatattctcaGAAACGTTTTCCATTACAAAACTGATTCAAGTGGAGGATTCAAAAGTTGGTATGGGCCTTCTTTCTCTTCATGCTTTGTATTCCTTATCATGTTAGATATAAGCACAAAGACATAAGAGGAATAAAAGCATGTGAATAAGAGCAACTGGACATAGAATTCAAAGGAGGATCACTACTGAAGACTGCTTGTAATTTCAGTTGTCTTGGTAGACAGAAAAATTTACTCTGAAGCTAGTTTTTATGCAATTGTTCATGCTTTTGTGCATGGTAACTctactgaaaatattctttcaagATATTTATACAAGTAAAACTCGGATGTGTTGTATTTTGTCTACAAGGTCTATTATCTTTACCAAACAAGTATTTCAGAAAGTTAGTGAGTTGTAAATTCAATGAGTGGTCAGGATGACCACTCCAGGATGACAAGGAAGATGCATGGCATTTTAAGTCACAGTTGGCCTCCAGGAGTTAGATCCCTGTAAATTCACTTTGCCACATGCAGTTTTTCTGGATAACTGTGGTTGATTAATAAGCCTGGAACTGCCTGGGTCATTCTTGACACCTTAAGGCTTAAGCAGAAATTTAGCCCAGAACTATTTAGAAGTATTTTGTCAGCTAGGACTTACTTAACACTTTATACCATGTATTCCATGtatctcctttttctccttcactgtTTTCAAGATTCTTCCAGCCACAGGCACAGTGCATTTTAAATCTTTGATCTCTTTGACACTTCATTGCAATGGTGTTGGTAATCAGTGAGGATCCATTGTATCCAttcctgtgtgtgactgtgAAAAGGCACCTTGGTAAAGGTGAAATTTTCAGGCCTAGTTATAGCCCTGTTCTACTCATACAATACCTGATTTGAGGGATAACCAGATACTTTGGCTACCAGGGTAATGATTCTTAAATGGCTTCTGGTAGATTTATGAAGTGCAGGTTACCAGTGTAGGTCCAGCTGCAGGCATACTGGGGCTCTCAGGGTTTTTCTGAGAGCTTTAGAAATGGAAATCTTTCTAGTTACACTCTCactctcctcttcttccttttacaCTCATGTTCAACAGCTTCTTTCTTAGCAGaatctttcagtattttattgttaatacaagatgtttttcttttgcctttacCTTTTCAAACAATTTATATTCTTCTAAATGTGTTTTTGAAATCCCTCTCACATTTGACTTTATATCTTCTACTGATTGCTATTtccaacatattttttcttttccccacagGAAAAATAACACCTAACACCTTTTAAAATTGTAGCATTTTTCATCTAATttctcaacagaaaaaaaaatgcttttgtcaTTACTGTCTCCAGGCAACCACTTAGAGTACTGACAACCTCTTTGCTACTGAAAACCTCTAAGCTATTGCTCTTTTTGTGTTCTCTGTCAATTTCAGTTCACACAGGCTTTCTCACCTGAGTAAGGCAGGTTGTTCAGGTAAGGGTAGGTGGTGTTTCTAGAAATATGTGTTACTGCCCATGTTTTGCTGTCACTAGTAGCCTGTGTAGTGACATAGTAAGGACACCAGTCTAAGCTGTTAACAGGGTTAATTGTCTGTCATTCCTCATGATGTGTCACTAGGTACACTCAGATACTCACACAGGATATGTTTACATTCTCATTGCACTTTGTCAGGAATGCCTTTGTCAAGGAAACCTCTGACTAGCCCTGACTTACTGCACTTTCCATTCTCTTTACAGGGTGCTCTCAAGGGTGTGTCATCTGGGTTCTGTTCATGAAAAATTAAGCGGGAAGGCACCCTGAAATGTTAAGGGGATGCTGGGTcttcagcactgccaggctTGACAGATCTGTACCTGGCTCTCCTATATGATCCACTGACATTTGTAGTCACAGTTCTTAGGGAACAACTAGAGAAGTGTGATTTGCTGCTGAAATAGAATATTATGCCAAGGATTGCAAATAGAGGATTAGAAACTTcatccctcctttcccctcagaagaatattttaagcATCTGCTTTGTAGGATGTTTGAAATGGCTGACAAATGTGTAAGGGAGAGTTGGCACACCAAAGATTGGTTGTTTGTTAAAACATGTATGTATTCCTGAATCtacaaaatattacagaaatgttTGGTAAATAGAGATTAGAGATTAGAGATTGCCATGAGTTTTCTTCAAAGCTTGGGCAGTGGAGGCTCTACGAGGGACAGCATTTTTTATGCTAACAATGATCTATGGGAAATTTAAGCAAAAAGAACCTTTCTGACATTCccagaagaaataataatagtaataattcctgctgctggaacaaAGCGTGTCAAGCTTCCTGGCATGTGGTATGTAGCAGCCCTTCTTAGGTGAATTTCATTATCTCTTCTTgccttaaaattaatttcacaggGGTCTGTAGGAATAACACAGCCCAGCTTTaattcttgattttattttttatatgatGTTAGACTTACCTGACTTTTGTTTACCTAGAATTTTTTGTTCACTTGACCCTATTCAAATTCTGGTTGTCCAAGGATTTGATATTATTTGCATATCCACAATATCACATGCATTCTCACTGGAGATTTAGGAACTGACTAGAGGAAGTGTGTGTACTGTACATGCCAGCGCTCGTATATAAGTATGTGACACTTTAAGGAATTTAAAAGCACATGGTAGCCAACCATCCCTCAAATGTAAATTTTACAAATAAGGTAGTGAATGAACActgtgctctggagctggggagcCAGAAAGGCAGAGACCTGGAAAAGACAACTTTGTATAAATTTACAGTCTTTGTAGGGGAAGGCTTAAAAATTCTTATTCACAGAGGTCTTGACTGTATAGCTGTTTGAAATTATTGCTGTTTGCCTTTGATTGGATATGGACTTTAGTGTTCATATCAGTTACAGTCCTGTTAGTATCTGAGAGGTGCAACCTTGCTAACTAAACATACTTCTCCAGTTCAATATGGTAAGATAGGGTTTCATTGCAGCTCTCATGTTGGCCAGTTATGAGACACAGTTCTAAATGGCAGATGCTTTAATGCCTGTGTCAGGGTCTACAGTGACAAATAGTCACCACTgcacaaacacatttattttactaCAAGACGTTttcctggggaggagggagtgCCTATCAGAAGCTGGAGGCCCATTGCACTGTTGCTGGCTGGGACAAGCATTTTCCATGGTTCTATCCACAAGCAGGGATTTCTTGCAGGAAGAAAGGGAGTAACAATGACAGATGTCTTTTACTTGTGATTAGGCAACACAGGGAACGTGAAATGTGGCATAAGTAAAAGACACATCACATGTTGTGCAATCACTTGTTGTTGTCATGTATTTTATAGTGAGGCGAAAGGCTATTTTTACAGTATATAGTGATCTGTCTGTTTACACTACAGACTGTTGGAAgtgtaaaatgcattttcacaCCATGTTGTTTCCGAACATGATGACTGTGACATCTAAACCTAATCTCAGTCCAAAGGGCAATAGTCAAACCATAATTCTG from Vidua chalybeata isolate OUT-0048 chromosome 5, bVidCha1 merged haplotype, whole genome shotgun sequence includes:
- the MYF6 gene encoding myogenic factor 6, which produces MMDLFETGSYFFYLDGENGALQQLEMAEGSPLYPGSDGTLSPCQDQMQPEAGSDSSGEEHVLAPPGLQPPHFPGQCLIWACKTCKRKSAPTDRRKAATLRERRRLKKINEAFEALKRRTVANPNQRLPKVEILRSAISYIERLQDLLHRLDQQEKMQETGGDPFRFSPKQGNVPSSDFLSTCSSDWQSASDHSRALGLSPKEGVSVVESSASSSLRCLSSIVDSISSDDPKLPSAEEAVEK